A DNA window from Paenibacillus andongensis contains the following coding sequences:
- a CDS encoding CvfB family protein translates to MRMEAGSLVTLEVAREVPPNGYFLTDGQQDVLLPYAEIVGKIAPGERVEAFLFHDTQDRLMATMKRPLLLMGEVGLLEVVDIHPRFGYFLEMGLGRNLLLPYRHVPELEELRPQVGDKVFAILAHDRQGRLIAKLALEEDLAPLCVRAPSSWSNQWVKARVYRPLQIGTFVICEAGVLGYGVIGLIAAPERTRLLRVGELVEVRVAFVREEDGRVNLSMRLRKEKGIDEDSERILSVLQERPGNAMPFSDKTSADIIKDRFGLSKAAFKRALGKLMKDGLIYQEDDWTYLKQEETQG, encoded by the coding sequence ATGAGAATGGAAGCAGGATCCCTTGTTACCCTAGAAGTAGCGAGGGAAGTTCCTCCTAACGGTTATTTCTTAACTGACGGCCAGCAGGATGTACTTCTGCCTTATGCGGAAATCGTAGGCAAGATTGCGCCCGGTGAACGTGTTGAAGCCTTCTTGTTCCACGATACGCAGGACCGATTGATGGCTACGATGAAACGTCCTCTTCTTCTCATGGGCGAAGTAGGACTCCTGGAAGTCGTAGATATTCATCCTAGATTTGGATATTTCCTGGAAATGGGCCTGGGTCGCAACCTATTGCTTCCCTACCGACATGTACCGGAGCTTGAGGAACTGCGTCCTCAAGTAGGGGATAAGGTATTTGCCATATTAGCTCACGATCGGCAAGGACGTTTAATTGCTAAGCTGGCTCTGGAGGAGGACCTGGCTCCTCTTTGCGTTCGTGCACCCTCGAGTTGGAGTAATCAGTGGGTCAAAGCACGTGTGTACAGACCGCTGCAAATTGGTACCTTTGTCATTTGCGAAGCCGGAGTCCTTGGCTATGGTGTTATTGGACTTATTGCTGCTCCTGAACGGACACGCTTGCTGCGTGTAGGTGAGTTGGTTGAAGTACGGGTCGCATTCGTGCGTGAAGAGGATGGACGGGTCAATCTATCGATGCGACTCCGGAAAGAAAAAGGGATCGATGAAGATTCGGAGCGCATTTTGAGTGTCCTCCAAGAACGGCCGGGGAATGCGATGCCATTTTCGGATAAAACGTCGGCTGATATTATCAAAGATCGATTTGGCCTCAGTAAAGCGGCTTTCAAACGCGCATTAGGCAAGCTTATGAAGGACGGGCTCATTTATCAAGAGGATGATTGGACCTATCTGAAGCAAGAGGAGACGCAAGGTTAA
- the aroE gene encoding shikimate dehydrogenase: MEKLVTSIDSHTILFGVFGDPIRHSRSPIMLNRAFQEAGINAVYAAFHVRPEELGDAVRGIRALGYRGINVTIPHKVEVMQYLDEIDEGARIVGAVNTIVHEAGKLIGYNTDGIGYVRSLKEETGIELKGKSVLLLGAGGAARGVAYALAKEGARRIYIANRTKERALELANTINAYTEAIGLGMDELGPVVDEVQFVLNTTSAGMHPHVDEVPLPIELLRSHHLVSDLIYNPRITRFLREAEARGARIHGGLGMFIYQGAFAFEYWTGTPAPVAAMRQVVEQSLAE; encoded by the coding sequence ATGGAGAAACTGGTGACGAGCATCGACAGTCATACCATTCTATTTGGGGTTTTCGGAGATCCAATACGGCATTCCCGTTCCCCGATTATGTTGAATCGGGCTTTTCAGGAAGCAGGTATTAACGCAGTTTATGCTGCTTTCCACGTTCGTCCTGAAGAACTTGGGGATGCAGTTCGCGGGATAAGGGCATTGGGATATCGAGGTATCAACGTAACGATTCCGCATAAAGTGGAGGTTATGCAGTACTTGGATGAAATCGATGAAGGGGCTAGGATCGTTGGGGCGGTGAATACCATCGTTCATGAAGCTGGCAAGCTCATCGGTTACAATACGGACGGTATTGGCTATGTGCGATCACTCAAGGAAGAGACAGGTATTGAACTGAAAGGGAAAAGCGTTCTTCTCCTTGGGGCTGGTGGAGCTGCCAGAGGCGTTGCCTATGCGCTTGCCAAAGAAGGAGCTCGCCGTATCTACATCGCGAATCGTACCAAAGAACGCGCCTTGGAGCTTGCCAACACAATCAATGCTTACACGGAGGCGATTGGACTTGGCATGGACGAGTTAGGACCTGTTGTAGATGAGGTCCAATTCGTTCTGAATACTACTTCGGCCGGTATGCATCCTCATGTAGATGAAGTGCCATTACCGATTGAACTTCTACGTTCGCATCATCTGGTCAGCGATCTCATTTATAATCCGCGAATTACAAGATTTCTTCGTGAAGCGGAAGCAAGAGGAGCCCGCATACATGGCGGACTCGGTATGTTTATTTATCAAGGTGCTTTTGCCTTTGAATATTGGACTGGCACCCCTGCGCCCGTTGCGGCGATGAGACAGGTGGTAGAACAGTCGTTAGCTGAATAA
- a CDS encoding YqeG family HAD IIIA-type phosphatase, whose translation MLKKLVPRQSVHTIYDIDANHLWGFGVRGIITDLDNTLVGARDPHATPELIEWLNRLQKMGFKVVIVSNNNHGRVSAFAEPLGIPFIHRAKKPTNVSFHRAMKLLGTNARQTAVIGDQMLTDVLGGNRMGLYTILVQPISIKDEGFFTKINRRIEKWALARMKK comes from the coding sequence TTGCTGAAAAAGCTAGTGCCCAGACAGTCTGTACATACGATCTATGATATTGATGCCAATCACCTATGGGGATTTGGTGTTCGTGGTATTATAACAGATCTCGATAATACACTCGTAGGCGCACGAGATCCTCATGCGACTCCAGAGTTAATAGAGTGGTTGAATCGTTTGCAAAAAATGGGGTTCAAGGTCGTCATCGTGTCCAATAATAATCATGGACGGGTTTCAGCCTTTGCTGAGCCGCTTGGTATTCCTTTCATTCACCGAGCCAAGAAACCAACGAACGTTTCATTCCATAGAGCCATGAAGCTGCTTGGTACGAATGCTAGACAAACAGCTGTCATTGGTGATCAAATGTTAACAGACGTTCTCGGAGGCAATCGGATGGGGCTATACACGATCCTTGTTCAACCCATTTCAATTAAGGATGAGGGTTTTTTCACGAAGATCAATCGCCGTATTGAGAAATGGGCTTTAGCAAGGATGAAGAAATAG
- the rsfS gene encoding ribosome silencing factor, producing the protein MSKNPEEILAFVVEAAEDKKAADVVTLNLKGVSLIADYFVICHGNSETQVQAIAGEARKKAHEHGVTIRGYEGIDTARWVLLDLGDVVLHVFHRDDREYYNIERLWSDAKVVERV; encoded by the coding sequence ATGAGTAAAAACCCAGAAGAAATTTTGGCTTTTGTTGTTGAGGCTGCTGAAGATAAAAAAGCGGCAGATGTGGTAACCCTGAACTTGAAAGGCGTATCTTTAATCGCCGATTATTTCGTTATTTGTCACGGGAATTCCGAAACACAAGTGCAAGCGATTGCCGGCGAAGCTAGAAAGAAAGCGCATGAGCACGGCGTTACTATCAGAGGCTACGAAGGTATTGATACAGCAAGATGGGTTCTGCTTGATCTAGGGGACGTTGTTCTACATGTTTTCCACCGCGATGATCGTGAATACTATAATATCGAAAGACTTTGGTCCGATGCCAAAGTTGTGGAGCGCGTATGA
- a CDS encoding alpha/beta hydrolase, with protein sequence MAFIDCHFYSDSLGVSASTYVILPQAAQNQIGLASAVYGSKHPTLYLLHGLSDDHTIWMRRTSIERYASQLGIAVVMPAVNRSFYTDMAFGPKYWTFISEELPALARSFFPLAEEREMNYVAGLSMGGYGAMKLALSHPDRFAAAASLSGALDISYRATNFPDDFKLIYEDVSKIKGSENDLFYLAEQMSGATKHSPRLYQCCGTEDFLYEDNIRFRDYCRELGLDLTYEEEPGEHEWGYWDRKIQNVLNWLPLPARS encoded by the coding sequence ATGGCTTTTATCGACTGTCATTTTTATTCAGATTCCCTTGGTGTTTCAGCATCTACGTATGTCATTTTGCCGCAAGCGGCTCAAAATCAAATCGGGTTGGCATCTGCGGTTTATGGGAGTAAGCATCCTACGCTATATCTGCTGCATGGCTTATCTGATGATCATACCATTTGGATGCGAAGAACCTCGATTGAACGGTATGCTTCGCAGTTGGGGATAGCAGTAGTCATGCCTGCCGTCAATCGCAGCTTTTATACCGATATGGCGTTCGGGCCGAAATACTGGACGTTTATTAGTGAAGAATTGCCTGCTTTAGCAAGATCATTTTTCCCGCTAGCTGAGGAAAGAGAAATGAATTATGTGGCAGGCTTGTCCATGGGTGGCTATGGCGCAATGAAACTTGCACTTTCACATCCGGATCGGTTTGCAGCAGCGGCAAGCTTATCTGGGGCATTAGATATATCGTATCGGGCAACGAATTTCCCTGACGATTTCAAACTGATTTATGAAGATGTGTCCAAGATTAAAGGCAGCGAGAATGATTTGTTTTATTTGGCAGAGCAGATGTCAGGCGCGACTAAACATTCCCCTAGGCTCTATCAATGCTGCGGTACGGAAGACTTCCTTTATGAAGATAATATTCGTTTCCGAGATTACTGCCGCGAATTGGGCTTGGATCTGACCTACGAAGAAGAGCCAGGCGAACATGAGTGGGGCTATTGGGATCGTAAAATTCAAAACGTATTGAATTGGCTGCCGCTTCCAGCCCGTTCCTAG
- the yhbY gene encoding ribosome assembly RNA-binding protein YhbY, translated as MLTGKQKRYLRSMAHHLDPIFQVGKGGVNDHLIRHIQEALEVRELIKITVLNNSGEDRDEVGTELSEKSGAELVQVIGKIVVLYKESRDKKKIELPR; from the coding sequence ATGTTAACAGGCAAACAGAAACGTTATTTGCGCTCAATGGCGCACCATTTAGATCCGATTTTCCAAGTAGGAAAAGGCGGCGTAAACGATCATTTAATCCGTCATATTCAAGAAGCTTTGGAAGTTCGTGAATTAATTAAAATTACTGTGCTCAACAACAGTGGAGAAGACCGCGACGAGGTCGGTACTGAATTATCCGAAAAGTCTGGTGCAGAGCTCGTGCAGGTTATTGGTAAAATCGTCGTGCTTTACAAAGAATCGCGTGACAAGAAGAAGATTGAACTGCCGCGCTAA
- a CDS encoding nicotinate-nucleotide adenylyltransferase gives MLVGIMGGTFDPIHSGHLIAAERARVEADLAEVWLMPANVPPHKPNAPKATTKQRWEMVCLAAEGNPFFRPVDIEISKGGVSYSIDTIELLCKEYPGTEFAYIIGADMVQYLPQWHRIDDIVRHIRFIGLARPGYELDLSQMPINIRNRVTIVPMPLVEISSTAIRKERLMKGSVRYLVPDSVNRYMEVNRLYES, from the coding sequence ATGCTTGTCGGAATAATGGGTGGCACCTTCGATCCTATTCACAGCGGTCATCTGATCGCGGCGGAAAGAGCGAGGGTGGAAGCAGATCTCGCGGAAGTGTGGTTGATGCCGGCAAATGTGCCGCCGCATAAGCCAAATGCACCGAAAGCAACGACGAAGCAGCGATGGGAGATGGTTTGCCTTGCTGCGGAAGGCAACCCTTTTTTTCGTCCAGTTGATATCGAAATCAGCAAAGGCGGCGTATCTTATAGTATCGATACGATTGAGCTGCTCTGCAAAGAATATCCAGGTACGGAATTTGCTTATATTATAGGTGCGGATATGGTTCAATATTTGCCGCAGTGGCATCGCATTGATGACATCGTGCGGCATATTCGCTTTATCGGATTAGCTAGACCTGGTTATGAACTTGATTTGTCTCAAATGCCTATTAATATTCGTAATCGTGTAACAATTGTACCGATGCCGCTTGTTGAAATTTCGTCAACAGCTATTCGAAAGGAACGGCTAATGAAAGGTTCTGTCCGTTACCTTGTCCCAGACTCGGTGAATCGTTATATGGAGGTGAACCGGTTGTATGAATCGTGA
- a CDS encoding class I SAM-dependent DNA methyltransferase encodes MSYEKFAYTYDRLMNSMPYEDWLRFVKESFERFGMQPSTIVDLGCGTGNLTIPLAKEGYQLTGIDLSEDMLAVAEQKTGEYKSQLRGGAIHWVQQDLREWDLGEQVDVALSICDSLNYLLEEEDIVDAFRQTFEGLKPGGLFLFDVHTPEQLFAYADSQPFFLNEDDVAYIWTSELNEERVQIEHELTIFVKDSGLNTFRRIDETHQQRAYSLQWLKDTLLTVGFTEVHMASDFTWDEPTSMTERAFFIAKK; translated from the coding sequence ATGAGTTACGAAAAATTCGCGTACACCTATGATCGCTTGATGAATAGCATGCCATATGAAGATTGGCTTCGTTTCGTGAAAGAAAGCTTCGAACGATTTGGTATGCAACCATCTACGATTGTTGATCTGGGCTGTGGTACCGGGAATTTGACGATTCCTTTAGCCAAGGAAGGGTACCAGCTGACAGGTATTGATTTATCTGAAGATATGCTGGCAGTTGCCGAGCAAAAAACGGGAGAGTACAAAAGTCAACTGCGCGGTGGAGCCATTCATTGGGTACAACAGGATCTACGTGAGTGGGACCTCGGTGAACAAGTGGATGTCGCGCTTTCGATCTGTGATAGTCTCAACTATTTGTTAGAAGAAGAAGATATCGTGGACGCTTTCCGTCAAACCTTTGAGGGGCTTAAGCCAGGCGGTCTTTTCCTTTTTGATGTGCATACACCTGAGCAGTTGTTCGCTTATGCAGACTCTCAGCCCTTTTTCTTGAATGAAGACGATGTTGCCTACATATGGACAAGCGAGTTGAATGAAGAAAGAGTGCAGATTGAGCACGAGTTGACCATATTTGTCAAAGATAGCGGCTTGAATACGTTCCGACGCATCGATGAAACTCATCAGCAGCGAGCTTATTCTTTGCAATGGCTTAAGGACACGCTGCTTACTGTCGGTTTCACAGAGGTGCATATGGCTTCTGATTTTACTTGGGATGAACCTACCTCTATGACAGAGCGAGCTTTCTTTATTGCAAAGAAATAA
- the leuS gene encoding leucine--tRNA ligase — translation MTQETKETRETKEQQGYNPQAIEPKWQAYWDAKKTFKVLENSDKPKFYALDMFPYPSGAGLHVGHPEGYTATDIVSRFKRMRGFNVLHPMGWDAFGLPAEQYALDTGNDPREFTKKNIDTFRRQIKSLGFSYDWDREISTTDPEYYKWTQWIFIQLYNKGLAYVDEVPVNWCPALGTVLANEEVIDGLSERGNHPVIRKPMRQWILKITEYAERLLEDLEELDWSESIKDMQRNWIGKSTGAEVQFAIDGHDEKSLTVFTTRPDTLFGATYCVLAPEHELVAQITTDDQAAAIKEYQEKASRKSDLERTDLAKDKTGVFTGAYAVNPVNGAKVPIWIADYVLGGYGTGAIMAVPGHDQRDWEFAKQFDLPIIEVVQGGNVEKEAYAGDGEHVNSGPINGMNIEQGISHMISWLEQNDKGRGKVTYRLRDWLFSRQRYWGEPIPILHLEDGTMKPVPVDQLPLLLPQVDEIKPSGTGESPLANVSEWVNTIDPETGMKARRETNTMPQWAGSCWYYLRFIDPRNDKEFCSHELQQQWLPVDLYIGGAEHAVLHLLYARFWHKVLYDLGFVHTKEPFHKLVNQGMILGENMEKMSKSRGNVVNPDDIVSDQGADTLRIYEMFMGPLEATKPWNTTGVDGIHRYLNRVWRLFIDENGQINAKISADETLGSDTFKRTWHRSIKKITEDFEALRFNTAISQMMIFVNEAYKTERLPLEAMKNFVQMLSPIAPHLAEELWEKLGGTESITYQPWPTYDEAWTVDNEIEIVVQVNGKIVDRVLISKDTDEAAMEKIAFELDKVKEATAGKAVRKLIVVKGKLVNIVVG, via the coding sequence ATGACACAGGAAACGAAAGAAACCAGAGAAACAAAAGAGCAGCAAGGCTATAATCCACAAGCTATTGAGCCGAAATGGCAAGCTTATTGGGATGCGAAGAAAACATTTAAAGTGCTTGAAAATTCGGATAAACCGAAGTTTTATGCGCTGGATATGTTCCCTTACCCATCTGGAGCTGGTCTGCATGTAGGACATCCAGAAGGCTACACAGCAACAGATATCGTTTCACGTTTCAAACGGATGAGAGGCTTTAACGTCCTTCATCCAATGGGATGGGACGCTTTTGGACTTCCTGCTGAACAGTACGCACTGGATACGGGAAATGATCCGCGAGAATTCACCAAGAAGAACATTGATACATTCCGTCGTCAAATTAAGTCACTAGGCTTCTCGTACGATTGGGATCGTGAAATTAGTACAACAGATCCTGAGTATTACAAATGGACACAATGGATTTTCATCCAGTTGTACAATAAAGGACTCGCTTATGTGGATGAAGTACCCGTAAACTGGTGTCCTGCGTTGGGGACTGTTCTTGCAAATGAAGAAGTGATTGACGGTCTGAGCGAGCGCGGTAACCATCCCGTTATTCGTAAGCCAATGCGTCAATGGATTCTGAAGATTACTGAGTACGCTGAACGTCTTCTTGAAGATCTTGAGGAGCTGGATTGGTCCGAAAGTATTAAAGATATGCAGCGCAACTGGATTGGTAAATCAACAGGCGCAGAAGTTCAATTTGCAATTGATGGACACGATGAGAAGAGTCTGACCGTGTTTACAACTCGTCCAGATACATTGTTTGGCGCTACGTATTGTGTTCTGGCACCTGAGCATGAGCTTGTTGCGCAAATTACTACAGATGATCAAGCCGCTGCCATTAAGGAATACCAAGAGAAGGCGTCACGTAAAAGCGATCTTGAGCGTACGGATTTGGCCAAAGACAAAACAGGTGTTTTCACAGGGGCGTATGCTGTTAATCCGGTAAATGGCGCGAAAGTGCCAATTTGGATTGCTGATTACGTGCTTGGCGGCTACGGTACGGGGGCAATCATGGCTGTTCCTGGACACGATCAACGTGACTGGGAGTTCGCGAAACAGTTTGATTTGCCGATTATCGAAGTCGTTCAAGGCGGAAATGTTGAGAAGGAAGCTTATGCGGGGGATGGTGAACACGTCAATTCCGGTCCGATTAATGGTATGAACATCGAACAAGGGATCAGCCATATGATCAGTTGGTTAGAGCAAAACGACAAAGGCCGCGGCAAAGTAACCTATCGTTTGAGAGATTGGCTCTTCAGCCGTCAAAGATATTGGGGAGAACCGATTCCAATTCTTCATCTTGAAGATGGCACAATGAAGCCTGTTCCCGTGGATCAACTGCCGCTCTTACTTCCGCAAGTCGATGAAATTAAACCATCTGGTACAGGAGAATCACCGCTTGCGAACGTATCCGAATGGGTAAACACGATTGATCCGGAAACCGGCATGAAAGCTCGCCGTGAAACGAATACCATGCCGCAATGGGCCGGCAGCTGCTGGTACTATCTGCGTTTTATCGATCCGCGTAATGATAAAGAGTTTTGCTCGCATGAGCTTCAGCAGCAGTGGCTGCCTGTAGATCTTTACATCGGCGGAGCGGAACATGCTGTACTTCACTTGCTGTATGCGCGTTTCTGGCATAAGGTACTTTATGATCTTGGTTTTGTTCATACCAAAGAGCCTTTCCATAAGCTCGTAAACCAAGGGATGATTCTTGGTGAAAACATGGAGAAAATGAGTAAATCTCGCGGTAACGTTGTCAATCCGGACGATATCGTCAGCGATCAAGGGGCTGATACGCTGCGTATTTATGAAATGTTCATGGGACCGCTTGAAGCTACAAAACCATGGAATACAACAGGTGTGGATGGTATTCATCGTTACTTGAATCGTGTCTGGAGGCTGTTCATTGACGAGAATGGTCAAATTAACGCTAAAATCAGCGCCGACGAAACATTGGGCAGTGATACGTTCAAACGTACTTGGCACCGGTCGATCAAAAAAATAACCGAGGACTTCGAAGCTCTTAGGTTTAATACGGCGATCAGTCAAATGATGATTTTCGTTAACGAAGCCTATAAAACAGAACGTTTACCGCTTGAAGCAATGAAAAATTTCGTGCAGATGTTATCTCCAATTGCTCCTCATTTGGCTGAAGAACTTTGGGAGAAGCTTGGCGGCACAGAATCAATTACCTATCAGCCTTGGCCAACCTATGACGAAGCGTGGACTGTCGATAATGAAATAGAGATTGTTGTACAGGTTAATGGTAAAATTGTTGATCGTGTGCTAATTTCCAAAGATACAGATGAAGCAGCGATGGAGAAAATCGCATTTGAACTCGATAAAGTTAAAGAAGCGACCGCCGGAAAGGCCGTTCGCAAATTGATTGTTGTAAAAGGCAAATTAGTTAATATTGTTGTAGGATAG
- the yqeH gene encoding ribosome biogenesis GTPase YqeH, with protein MSTETINHCAGCGVLLQTEKKGKLGYIPAEAMQKEPIICQRCYRIKHYNESSSITLQQDDFLKLLGHVGQTKALVVKIVDIFDFEGSMISGLARFVGTNPVLLVVNKIDLLPKVTNANKIINWVQRRAKEENLKVVDIVLCSAKKNIGFDRVITAVQEYRGNMDVYVVGATNVGKSTLINRLISDYSDLESELTTSQYPGTTLDLVKIPLDDGRFIVDTPGIVHTHRLTEVVKKRDLARIMPDKPLKPMVFQLNAAQTLFFGALARFDFISGEHQSFTCYTSNAIQIHRTKLEKADDLYEEHRGVMLVPPNLADLDELPKLVKHPLHIPKGKQMDVLISGLGWIKVNSLAGAQLAVHAPKGIKVITRESLI; from the coding sequence ATGAGTACAGAAACGATTAATCATTGTGCGGGATGCGGCGTATTGCTGCAAACGGAAAAAAAGGGCAAGCTGGGCTATATCCCGGCTGAAGCGATGCAGAAGGAACCGATTATTTGTCAACGCTGCTATCGCATTAAGCATTATAATGAATCTTCGAGTATCACACTGCAGCAGGACGACTTCCTTAAATTACTAGGGCATGTCGGTCAAACAAAAGCGCTAGTTGTGAAAATCGTAGATATTTTTGACTTTGAAGGCAGTATGATTAGCGGTCTTGCACGCTTTGTGGGTACGAATCCTGTTCTGTTAGTCGTAAACAAGATTGATTTGTTGCCTAAAGTGACGAACGCAAACAAGATCATTAACTGGGTACAGCGCAGAGCCAAAGAGGAGAACCTCAAGGTTGTTGATATCGTCCTTTGCAGCGCGAAGAAAAACATCGGCTTCGATCGTGTTATTACAGCTGTACAGGAATATCGCGGCAACATGGATGTTTATGTAGTTGGTGCAACGAATGTCGGTAAATCAACGCTCATTAATCGGTTAATCAGTGATTATAGTGATCTGGAGTCGGAGCTTACGACATCACAATACCCTGGTACAACGCTGGATCTGGTCAAAATCCCGCTGGATGATGGTCGGTTTATTGTGGATACACCAGGAATCGTGCACACGCATCGTTTAACTGAAGTTGTGAAAAAGCGTGATTTAGCTAGAATCATGCCGGACAAACCGCTGAAGCCGATGGTGTTTCAATTAAATGCAGCGCAAACGTTATTTTTTGGCGCCCTAGCTCGATTTGATTTTATTAGCGGAGAACATCAATCATTCACTTGCTACACGTCTAATGCCATTCAAATTCATCGTACAAAGCTGGAAAAGGCTGATGATTTATATGAAGAACATAGAGGTGTCATGCTTGTGCCACCTAATCTTGCGGACTTGGACGAGCTGCCTAAGCTTGTGAAGCATCCGCTGCATATTCCGAAGGGGAAGCAGATGGATGTGCTGATCTCTGGTTTAGGCTGGATTAAAGTGAACAGCTTAGCTGGAGCTCAGCTTGCCGTTCATGCGCCGAAGGGGATTAAGGTTATCACGCGTGAGTCGTTGATTTAG
- the comER gene encoding late competence protein ComER has protein sequence MKAGFIGTGSMGSILIEAFIHSGAFNPEQIIAGNRTIRKVELLAETYPGLHVAGSNREVVLGSDLIFLCVKPSEFKKVIDEIKEDVLPSQFIVSITSPVLLKHLEGLLPAKISKIIPSITNYVLSGATLCIHGNRMQPEDKEWLENLFAHISSPIRVSENFTRISSDISSCGPAFLAKFLQSFIDAAVEATGISVEEATLLASEMTLGTGKLLTTGGFNPATLQKRVSVPGGVTEEGLRILDDELAGIFSSVISATHAKYEEDVEKAELLFNL, from the coding sequence ATGAAAGCAGGATTCATCGGTACTGGGAGTATGGGAAGTATTCTGATTGAAGCGTTCATTCATTCTGGAGCATTCAATCCGGAGCAAATTATTGCGGGAAATCGAACGATACGTAAAGTTGAGCTGCTTGCGGAGACATATCCTGGACTACATGTTGCCGGGTCGAATAGAGAAGTCGTACTGGGGAGCGATCTCATCTTTCTATGTGTGAAGCCGTCTGAATTCAAGAAGGTTATTGATGAAATCAAAGAGGACGTGCTTCCCTCTCAATTCATCGTATCCATTACTAGTCCTGTCCTGCTCAAACATTTGGAAGGTCTTCTGCCTGCGAAAATCAGCAAAATTATCCCAAGTATCACGAACTACGTGTTAAGTGGTGCTACACTATGTATTCATGGAAATCGAATGCAGCCCGAGGACAAAGAATGGCTTGAGAATCTATTTGCGCATATTTCCTCACCAATTCGTGTTTCCGAAAATTTTACGCGGATCTCTTCGGACATATCCAGCTGCGGTCCCGCATTTCTTGCCAAATTTCTGCAATCTTTTATTGATGCAGCTGTTGAGGCAACTGGTATTTCGGTTGAGGAAGCTACCTTACTTGCCAGTGAAATGACGCTAGGCACAGGAAAGCTGCTGACGACCGGAGGATTCAACCCTGCTACTCTACAAAAACGTGTATCTGTCCCCGGTGGAGTTACAGAGGAAGGTTTACGGATTTTGGACGACGAGCTTGCGGGGATATTCTCAAGTGTCATCTCTGCTACACATGCCAAATATGAAGAAGACGTTGAGAAGGCTGAGCTGCTCTTTAATTTGTAG
- the yqeK gene encoding bis(5'-nucleosyl)-tetraphosphatase (symmetrical) YqeK: MNREELITAVKEQMPERRWLHTLGVMETSVILAKRFGGDPIKADLAAILHDYCKYWPVQEQAKIIRDNGLPQDLLDYEKELWHSHAGAYIAKEQFGIQDEEILDAIRYHTSGRVQMTLMDKIVCLADYMEPGRDFPGVDLIRELAERSLEKALVAGFDSTISFLIAKGKRIYPLTILTRNDLITQINT; this comes from the coding sequence ATGAATCGTGAAGAACTGATAACGGCGGTAAAGGAACAAATGCCTGAACGCCGCTGGCTGCATACACTCGGTGTCATGGAAACTAGCGTCATTTTGGCGAAGCGCTTTGGTGGAGACCCGATCAAAGCCGACCTTGCGGCTATTTTGCACGATTATTGCAAGTATTGGCCCGTTCAGGAGCAAGCTAAGATTATCCGCGATAACGGATTGCCCCAGGACTTACTGGACTATGAGAAGGAGCTGTGGCATTCGCATGCTGGAGCTTATATCGCTAAGGAGCAATTTGGCATCCAGGATGAGGAGATCCTAGATGCCATCCGATATCACACCTCCGGCCGTGTTCAGATGACTTTAATGGACAAAATCGTATGCTTAGCGGATTATATGGAGCCTGGACGTGATTTTCCGGGTGTTGATCTCATTCGCGAACTCGCTGAGCGAAGCCTAGAGAAGGCGCTGGTCGCCGGTTTTGATTCTACAATTAGCTTTTTAATTGCCAAAGGAAAACGGATTTATCCACTTACTATTTTGACTCGAAACGATTTGATTACACAAATAAACACTTAA